The Halorubrum salinarum genome segment CCGCGAACGCTTCCTGGATTGTCTCTGATGTCGTGGCAACGGTTTTGATGTCGAACCCGACCGTTCGAAGATGTGATGAGATCCGCTGTCGACCGACGCTGATATTTTCGGGTTTGTCTGGGGTGAACCATCTGACACTCGAGTTCTGTTGCGACACGGATCTAACCTTTGCGCGATGCTACGAATCAGTAGGTGATAAGCACTTATACCTCTCTCATCGGAAACAACCGATATGAATCTCCGATACGCGCTCAGGGAAATCCGGAAAAACGGGTTTGACCGGACTTGGTGGCGGAAACGCTTTTTCACTCATGTGGTGAGCCAGTACTTCACAAAGGTCAGAAAGCCGGATAGTGATCCCGTGACCGATCAGGAGTGGGACAATCTGATCATTTTAGATGCCTGCCGGTACGATCTCTTCCGGGAGTTGTACCAAGAAGAGCCTCTTCAAGGAGACTTACAATCACGAACAAGTGTCCAGTCGGGAACACCTGGCTTTCTCTCTGAAACGTTTACGAACGACAAATTCCATGACATCGTGTACGTGACAGGAAATCCGTACGTGAATACTGACTTGCCATCAGGGACCTTTCACGCTGTAGAATCCGTGTGGCAAGATGGGTGGGACGACGAGTTACAAACGGTTCATCCGGACACGATGGCCGAGCGGACGGTAGAGATAGCAAACCGATATCCGGATAAGCGCATTATTAGTCACTTCCTCCAACCACACGCACCGTTCGTCGGCGACGTCAAACTCGGCCAACGGGAGACGTTCGCAATCCGAGAGCAGGCAATGGGAGACGAGGACGCGAGGACCCGCAATCGAACTCCTTTCGAACTACTTGATGCGGGAACGGTGACGCGCGATAAGGTGTGGGAGGCGTACCGCTCGAATCTCGAATTCGCGTGGCCGGCGGTCGAACGGCTTCTCTCAGAGCTGCCGGGGTTAACTGCGGTCACCTCCGATCACGGAAACGCGATGGGTGAACGCGCGTGGCCCTTCCCAATTCGTGTCTACGGTCACCCGCTCGGAATTTTGATCCCGGCACTGACTCAAGTGCCCTGGCTCACGCACACCAACGGACCGCGAAAAGAGATAACCGCGGAGTCCCCGGACTCCGAATCAACCACAGTCGACGAGGCGACTTCGGAACGGCTTCGAATGCTCGGCTACGCCGAGTAGCTGATAACGCCGTAGAGATAGCCAAACCCAACCAGTGCGGTGAGTATATAAAGCGTCACAAGTCGCTGGAGACCCGATACAGACGGCGCTGTAACCAATCGACTGACTCGACGCGGTGTCGCACTCATTATGAGATAGCTGAGAAACGCTCCCTCTTCTCCGCCTTCGTCGTCGACGAACGACTCCATCGCTCTTTTCGAGTACCCCTGCCAAAACGCGCGGTCGACCAGCCACCGGAACTTAGTCCGGTACTCAAACACCTTGTGTGCTACCTCGGCCTCCGGATCATACCAAACCCCCTGCCCGTACTCCTCCCGCATTCGGGCACACAACTCCGTCTCCCCGCCTTGGAGATTCTTATCGCCTTTCCGCCCGCCGATGCCGACGTCGAACCCGCCCAACTCCGCGAACACGTCCGCCCGGAACGAGATGTTCGAGCCGAAGGTGTTCCGCACTTCGCCTGGACCGTCCGCAAATCCGCGATGCGTCACCCCAACCAGCCAGTAGAACTCCTCGGGCAGAAACGAGGGCTTCCCAGCGACCCATTCCGGCGTCATCTTCCCGCCGGCTGCGATCGCGTCCTCCTCCTCGTAGGCGCGAACCAGCTGCTCGGCCCATGCCTCGTCCGCGATTGCGTCGTCGTCGATGAACGCTACCACGTCGCCGGACGCCAACTCCGCACCGCGGTTCCGACTCGCCAGCAGCCCCACGTTCTCGTCGTTACACGCGATCATCGTGTCCTCGCGGTCGCCGTAGTCATCCACGACACGATCGTACACCTCCGGCGTCCCGTCGACCACCACGAGGAGTTCGACGGCGTCGTGCGTCTGGTCGATGACGCTGTCGGCGGCCTCGCGGAAGTGCTCGTACATGTCTAGCGTGTACGTACAGACGACGACCGAGACCTTCACACCGAGACGCTTTCGACCCGTGTGCTTAGATTTTCCGCCTCGCTTCGGGCCCGGAAGTGTCCGCGGGTAAACACGCCCGAACACGCGCGGCGGACGCGGGTAGATGACAAGCCTTATGCGCGTTTTGACAGTGCCATGGGACAATGAGCGATTCGAACGATCCGCCGGACGAATCGGACTCGTCCCCCTCCGATCTCCTCGCGCGGTGGTATCACGTTCCCGTCCTCCTCGGGGTGGTCGCGTTCATGCTGTGGACGCGCCTGCGCTCGTACGGGAACTTTATTCAGAACGGTGAGGTGTACTTCCGCGGCAACGACGCGTGGTATCACCTCCGCACGACGAACTACCTCCTCGAAAACTATCCGAGCACCCTGCCGTACGACGTCTGGACCGGCTTCCCGGTCGGGACGAACGCCGGGCAGTTCGGCACGTTGTGGGACCACATTATGGCCGTCGGGATCTGGATCGCCCGACCGATCATGGGCAGCACCGAGGAGGTAATGCTCATCATGGCCCCCATCACGGGCGCGCTGGTCGCGGTCCCGACGTACTTCATCGCCCGCCGGTTCGTCGACCGCGTGCCTGCCCTTGCGGGCGCCGCCACGCTGGCGCTGTTCTCCGGAACGTTTCTCCGGTACACGCTCGTCGGCTTCCCCGACCACAGCGCGGCCGAGGTCCTCTTCCAGAGCATCGCTATTCTGGCGTTCCTCGTCGCGCTCGGCGTCGCCGAACGCGAGAAGCCGGTGTGGGAGCTCGTCATCGATCAGGACTGGGACGCCCTCAAACGCCCGGTCGCCTACGCTGCCGCCGCGGGCACCGCGCTCGGCCTCTACATGTGGACCTGGCAGCCAGGTATCCTGATGGTTGGGTTCACGGGGATCTTCCTCGCCGTGAAGCTCACGAGCGACACCTACCACGGGAAGAGCCCAGAACCGGTCGCGTTCGCCGGCGCGGTCGCGATGATCGTTGCGGGCCTGATGCAGATTATCCCGCTCGACACATTCCGATTCGCACCGAGCGAATACTCGCTGCTCCAGGTCGTGACGCCGCTCGCCGTGGCGCTCGGCGCCGTCTTCCTCGCGTGGCTCGCGCGCCAGTGGGAGGTACGTGACCTCGGCACCGACACCTACCCCGCGGCCGTCGGCGGCCTCATCATCGCGTCCGCGGCATTCGTCTGGCTCGCAATCCCCTCTCTGTGGTCAACGGTCGTCGGGAACCTCCTGAACACCGTCGCCTTCTCTGCGAGCGCCGGCGCCCGCACTATCGGCGAGGCACAACCGCCCCTCCAGGGCGCCTCGTTCTCCAATTTCGTCCTCTCGCAGTATGGACTCGCCTTCTTCCTCGCGCTGGCCGCAGTCCTCTACATCCTCGCGCGCCCGCTGTACCGTTCCGACGACATCAATCACACCCTCTATATTCCGACCGCGCTCGCCGTCATCGGCACGGTCTACGCGGTCCCGCAGGCATACGGCGCGGTCGGCGGCCTCGTCGGCGTCGATTGGCAGGTGATCGGGCTGCTCATCGCCGCAGCCTTCTTTGTCGGGGCGACGCTGCTCGTCGAGTACGAAGCCGAGGAACTGTACTTCGTCGTGTGGGCGGCGTTCATCGGCAGCGCGGCGTTCACGCAGGTCCGGTTCAACTACTACCTCGCCGTCGTCGTCGCCGTCGGCACGGCGTACTTCCTCCAGGTCGCGCTCGACGCCCTCAATCTCACCTCGCTCGACGCCGTCCGCGAGATCGAAGGGTGGCAGGTGC includes the following:
- the aglG gene encoding glucosyl-dolichyl phosphate glucuronosyltransferase yields the protein MKVSVVVCTYTLDMYEHFREAADSVIDQTHDAVELLVVVDGTPEVYDRVVDDYGDREDTMIACNDENVGLLASRNRGAELASGDVVAFIDDDAIADEAWAEQLVRAYEEEDAIAAGGKMTPEWVAGKPSFLPEEFYWLVGVTHRGFADGPGEVRNTFGSNISFRADVFAELGGFDVGIGGRKGDKNLQGGETELCARMREEYGQGVWYDPEAEVAHKVFEYRTKFRWLVDRAFWQGYSKRAMESFVDDEGGEEGAFLSYLIMSATPRRVSRLVTAPSVSGLQRLVTLYILTALVGFGYLYGVISYSA
- a CDS encoding oligosaccharyl transferase, archaeosortase A system-associated — encoded protein: MSDSNDPPDESDSSPSDLLARWYHVPVLLGVVAFMLWTRLRSYGNFIQNGEVYFRGNDAWYHLRTTNYLLENYPSTLPYDVWTGFPVGTNAGQFGTLWDHIMAVGIWIARPIMGSTEEVMLIMAPITGALVAVPTYFIARRFVDRVPALAGAATLALFSGTFLRYTLVGFPDHSAAEVLFQSIAILAFLVALGVAEREKPVWELVIDQDWDALKRPVAYAAAAGTALGLYMWTWQPGILMVGFTGIFLAVKLTSDTYHGKSPEPVAFAGAVAMIVAGLMQIIPLDTFRFAPSEYSLLQVVTPLAVALGAVFLAWLARQWEVRDLGTDTYPAAVGGLIIASAAFVWLAIPSLWSTVVGNLLNTVAFSASAGARTIGEAQPPLQGASFSNFVLSQYGLAFFLALAAVLYILARPLYRSDDINHTLYIPTALAVIGTVYAVPQAYGAVGGLVGVDWQVIGLLIAAAFFVGATLLVEYEAEELYFVVWAAFIGSAAFTQVRFNYYLAVVVAVGTAYFLQVALDALNLTSLDAVREIEGWQVLTVAAVIAILIVPLVGVATPVWQAGNSSQPGSVVQWDESLQWMNDETPQPGELEGADNPMELYGTYERPADGDFEYPEGAYGVQSWWDYGHWITTRAERIPNANPFQQNAGEAADYLLAPSEEEAAEVLASQSTEGNRTRYVMVDWQMASPNSKFNAPVTFYSGNETVRDFNELLYQRVQGPQGQQGGLRPALQTRTQRYHESQMIRLYQHYGSAVEPEPVVVDWETRGAQTASGEQIDIRVLPSEGQAIRRFDNLSAARSYVEEDGSAQVGGVMGVPTERLDALEHYRLVHATEAPGRSPYAQQASILAQQFGVDLRATFGESLFGAFRDDFVKTFERVPGATVEGSGAAPGQEVQATVELRKPNGQTFEYTQYATADDDGNFEFTLPYSTTGYDEFGPENGYTNTSVRATGPYNVTTAATTDDDLYTTERFGQVEVTEGQVVGADDAAATVELEERIIDCPSGDPECPVDGGSGSDGGDSTNSTDAGSLIGVEPVAATTATAATAPN